A genomic stretch from Pseudodesulfovibrio senegalensis includes:
- a CDS encoding ATP-binding protein, with translation MDGIILKKSLDPGKLRAFLNPERVPFESSADIPTRSSMDSFQPRAIQALTMALRLKGNEYNVYVAGEPNMGRTHFVKGFLEPRAAKAQTPPDWVYLHSFEDGDRPFAVPMPAGMGRKFRNEQSRAFTRLKAELPLRFEKDSFQNKHERLIRKYNARREKVFSKMEEMAAKKDFHIRFDEDGILTLSPIIDGETLGDKDFDKLKAATKKQLKSKGESLLDDMSADLRRINKNEQDLRKSEEELHKETARAVLREFHGPVREKFAGVEGLKEYFDRLENEVVENYDMFLPREASILGTTDHSGESFVARFEVNLFVDNAKCTGAPVVMEDHPTMFNLLGSIERESEMGAMYTDHTLIKAGAIHKANHGYLVLNVEDLLSNPSSWEGLLRALRAGQARIEDPVEPDQVRARTIEPAPIPLELRVLLIGTDEHYEALLYSDDRFAKYFKLKAHLQAWAERNAANIRKYLSVVGRIARESQCLPFDRSALAGLVDFGSRLVEDQKRLSLYFPLVRERMIEASVLAEMNGRESVDAAMLEQAIRARDFRSNLYEEEFMADYDREVIKVSTGGQAVGQVNGLSVTLFGDYEFGLPHRIACTVGVGHGGILDLEREAQLGGPIHTKAMMILKSYLLASFAQDKPIVLTGSLCFEQSYAGIEGDSASGAELVALLSALADAPVNLGYAFTGAVSQSGAVMAVGGVTRKIEGFFQVCRRRGLTGKQGVLIPHDNVVNLMLSDDILQAVEQGLFRIFPVRTIEEAVEILTGIRAGKRGKSGQFPLGSLYRRVDTRLAELARLAETCHTRKGGA, from the coding sequence ATGGACGGTATTATATTGAAAAAATCACTTGATCCCGGAAAGTTGCGCGCATTCCTGAACCCGGAACGCGTGCCGTTCGAGAGCAGTGCGGACATTCCGACGCGGAGCAGCATGGACTCGTTCCAGCCCCGCGCCATACAGGCCCTGACCATGGCGCTGCGCCTCAAGGGCAACGAATACAACGTGTATGTGGCGGGCGAGCCCAACATGGGCCGCACCCATTTCGTGAAGGGCTTTCTGGAGCCGCGCGCGGCCAAGGCCCAAACCCCGCCGGACTGGGTCTACCTGCACAGCTTCGAGGACGGGGACCGGCCCTTTGCCGTGCCCATGCCCGCCGGCATGGGGCGCAAATTCCGCAACGAGCAGTCCCGCGCCTTTACCCGGCTCAAGGCCGAGCTGCCCCTGCGCTTTGAAAAGGACTCCTTCCAGAACAAGCACGAGCGCCTGATCCGCAAATACAACGCCCGGCGCGAAAAGGTCTTTTCCAAAATGGAGGAAATGGCCGCCAAAAAGGATTTCCACATCCGCTTCGACGAGGACGGCATCCTGACCCTGAGCCCGATCATCGACGGCGAAACCCTGGGCGACAAGGATTTCGACAAACTCAAGGCCGCCACCAAGAAGCAGCTCAAGAGCAAGGGCGAAAGCCTGCTGGACGATATGTCCGCGGATCTGCGGCGCATCAACAAGAACGAGCAGGACCTGCGCAAGAGCGAAGAGGAACTGCACAAGGAAACCGCCCGGGCCGTGCTCCGGGAATTCCACGGCCCGGTGCGCGAAAAATTCGCCGGGGTGGAAGGGCTCAAGGAATATTTCGATCGCCTGGAAAACGAGGTGGTGGAAAACTACGACATGTTCCTGCCCCGCGAGGCCAGCATCCTCGGCACAACGGACCATTCGGGCGAAAGCTTCGTGGCCCGTTTCGAGGTCAACCTGTTCGTGGACAATGCCAAATGCACGGGTGCGCCCGTGGTCATGGAAGACCACCCCACCATGTTCAACCTGTTGGGCAGCATCGAGCGCGAATCCGAAATGGGCGCCATGTACACGGACCACACCCTGATCAAGGCCGGAGCCATTCACAAGGCCAACCACGGCTATCTGGTGCTCAACGTGGAGGACCTGCTCTCCAATCCCTCGTCGTGGGAAGGGCTGCTGCGCGCCCTGCGTGCGGGACAGGCCCGCATCGAAGACCCGGTGGAGCCGGATCAGGTGCGCGCCCGCACCATCGAACCCGCGCCCATTCCCCTTGAGCTGCGCGTGCTGCTCATCGGCACGGACGAGCACTACGAGGCCCTGCTCTACAGCGACGACCGCTTTGCGAAGTATTTCAAGCTCAAGGCCCATCTTCAGGCCTGGGCCGAGCGCAACGCCGCCAACATCCGCAAATACCTTTCGGTGGTGGGCCGCATCGCCCGCGAATCGCAATGCCTGCCCTTTGACCGCAGCGCGCTGGCCGGGCTGGTGGATTTCGGCTCCCGGCTGGTGGAAGACCAGAAACGCCTGTCCCTGTATTTTCCGCTGGTGCGCGAGCGCATGATCGAGGCCTCGGTGCTGGCAGAAATGAACGGCCGCGAATCCGTGGACGCGGCCATGCTGGAACAGGCCATCCGCGCCCGGGACTTCCGCTCCAACCTCTACGAAGAGGAATTCATGGCCGACTATGACCGCGAGGTCATCAAGGTCTCAACCGGCGGTCAGGCCGTGGGACAGGTCAACGGCCTTTCCGTGACCCTGTTCGGCGACTACGAATTCGGCCTGCCGCACCGCATCGCCTGCACCGTGGGCGTGGGCCACGGCGGCATCCTCGACCTTGAGCGCGAGGCCCAGCTGGGCGGTCCCATCCACACCAAGGCCATGATGATTCTCAAAAGCTACCTGCTGGCCAGCTTTGCCCAGGACAAACCCATCGTGCTCACCGGCTCGCTGTGCTTCGAGCAGAGCTACGCGGGCATCGAGGGCGATTCCGCGTCCGGCGCCGAGCTGGTGGCCCTGCTTTCCGCGCTGGCCGACGCTCCCGTGAACCTCGGCTACGCCTTTACCGGGGCCGTGAGCCAGAGCGGGGCGGTCATGGCCGTGGGCGGGGTGACCCGCAAGATCGAAGGATTTTTCCAGGTCTGCCGCCGCCGGGGACTGACCGGCAAGCAGGGTGTGCTCATCCCGCACGACAACGTGGTCAACCTCATGCTCAGCGACGACATCCTGCAGGCCGTGGAACAGGGACTTTTCCGCATCTTCCCGGTGCGCACCATCGAGGAGGCCGTGGAAATCCTGACCGGAATACGCGCAGGCAAACGGGGCAAGTCCGGGCAATTCCCGCTGGGAAGCCTGTACCGCCGCGTGGATACGCGGCTGGCCGAACTGGCCCGGCTGGCCGAGACCTGCCACACCAGAAAGGGCGGAGCATAG
- a CDS encoding LysM peptidoglycan-binding domain-containing protein, giving the protein MKKLTLLAIAMCVMLAWGCSKKVQSEPEVVVVEETETTVVSDPMELYKAEYDALPVNHTVTKGECLWWISEYKHIYNDPFMWPLIYKANRDQIKNPDLIYPGQQFEIPRYGFNLDEVKAARKEAGASWQALEPSADAVIPAEMRAAMGYSF; this is encoded by the coding sequence ATGAAAAAGCTGACATTGCTTGCAATCGCCATGTGCGTGATGCTCGCCTGGGGCTGTTCCAAGAAGGTTCAGTCCGAGCCCGAAGTCGTTGTTGTGGAAGAAACCGAAACCACTGTGGTTTCCGATCCCATGGAACTCTACAAGGCCGAGTACGATGCTCTGCCCGTAAACCACACCGTCACCAAGGGTGAATGCCTGTGGTGGATTTCCGAGTACAAGCACATCTACAACGACCCGTTCATGTGGCCCCTGATCTACAAGGCCAACCGTGACCAGATCAAGAACCCCGACCTGATCTACCCGGGTCAGCAGTTCGAGATCCCCCGCTACGGTTTCAATCTTGACGAAGTCAAGGCCGCACGCAAGGAAGCCGGTGCTTCCTGGCAGGCTCTGGAGCCGAGCGCAGACGCGGTCATCCCCGCTGAAATGCGCGCCGCCATGGGCTACAGCTTCTAA
- a CDS encoding glycosyltransferase family protein — protein MRIAFYSQHVLGVGHLFRSLEIVRALAGHEVFFITGGAEVDLDLPPHAKRLQLPGLMMSEDFSRFIPVGAGVDENMDVDALLERRKALLMEHMERLRPDVFLVELFPFGRKKFGFELVPVLEAARQGRFGPCRVACSLRDILVEKKEQSTFEKRVLGVLNPLFDRLLVHADPNLVRLEETFPAARDITIPVDYTGYVTPRPDPQAGEALRHELQLDGLPLVVASAGGGSVGQELLHVTLAASALFFSEHPHRLAMFTGPYAPPDDAHRLRASAEAMDHATVRIFTDRFPAYLSAASLSVSLAGYNTTMNLLGAGVHGLVMPFDQNREQRMRAERLQERGALTVLDPATLDPARLAGLMAGRLGRKNQAHGVDLDGAVNTARILENLSE, from the coding sequence ATGCGCATCGCTTTTTACAGCCAGCACGTCCTGGGGGTGGGGCACCTGTTCCGCAGCCTTGAGATCGTGCGCGCCCTTGCCGGCCACGAGGTTTTCTTCATCACCGGCGGGGCCGAGGTCGATCTGGACCTGCCGCCCCATGCCAAGCGCCTGCAGCTGCCCGGGCTGATGATGAGCGAGGATTTCAGCCGCTTCATTCCCGTGGGGGCGGGCGTTGACGAAAACATGGATGTGGACGCCCTGCTGGAGCGACGCAAGGCCCTGCTCATGGAGCACATGGAACGGTTGCGGCCCGATGTGTTTTTGGTGGAGTTGTTTCCGTTCGGCCGCAAGAAGTTCGGGTTCGAGCTTGTGCCCGTGCTGGAAGCGGCACGCCAAGGCCGGTTCGGGCCGTGCCGGGTGGCCTGCAGCCTGCGCGACATTCTGGTGGAGAAAAAAGAGCAGTCCACGTTTGAAAAACGGGTGCTCGGGGTGCTCAATCCCCTGTTCGATCGGCTTCTGGTGCATGCGGACCCGAATCTGGTGCGGCTGGAGGAGACCTTTCCGGCCGCGCGGGATATCACCATTCCCGTGGATTACACCGGGTACGTGACCCCGCGCCCGGACCCGCAGGCCGGTGAAGCCCTGCGCCACGAGCTGCAACTGGACGGCCTGCCCTTGGTGGTGGCCAGCGCCGGGGGCGGCAGCGTGGGGCAGGAATTGCTGCACGTCACGCTTGCGGCATCGGCGTTGTTTTTTTCCGAGCATCCGCACCGGCTGGCCATGTTCACCGGACCCTATGCCCCGCCCGATGATGCGCACCGGCTTCGGGCATCGGCCGAGGCCATGGACCATGCCACGGTGCGCATTTTTACCGACCGTTTTCCCGCCTATCTTTCGGCCGCGTCACTGTCCGTGAGCCTTGCCGGGTACAATACCACCATGAATCTGCTGGGCGCGGGCGTGCACGGGTTGGTCATGCCTTTTGACCAGAACCGCGAGCAGCGCATGCGCGCCGAACGCTTGCAGGAGCGCGGCGCACTGACCGTGCTGGACCCGGCCACCCTTGACCCCGCACGCCTCGCCGGCCTCATGGCCGGGCGGTTGGGCCGAAAAAATCAAGCGCACGGCGTGGATTTGGATGGAGCCGTCAACACCGCGCGCATTCTCGAAAATCTGTCCGAATAA
- a CDS encoding histidine phosphatase family protein produces MTDTFLTLIRHARTEWNILRRIQGQTDIPLAPQGGVMARQWGNALVDKGYDRILCSDLSRAYRTAEIINEILGLPLEVDPRLREQNWGDWTGLAVDDLRAMREQVAEQEALGFGFCPPGGESRAEVLERSRAALQASATRNPGQYTLVVTHNGVLRALAYDLMGMQYTPDEKSPISKDYRRHELLCREATLNAFKLDMEF; encoded by the coding sequence ATGACAGATACATTTCTGACGCTGATTCGCCATGCGCGCACCGAGTGGAACATCCTCCGCCGCATTCAGGGGCAGACCGACATTCCCCTGGCTCCCCAGGGAGGGGTCATGGCCCGTCAATGGGGCAATGCGCTGGTGGACAAGGGGTATGACCGCATCCTGTGCAGCGACCTTTCCCGCGCCTACCGCACGGCCGAAATCATCAACGAGATTCTGGGCCTGCCCCTTGAAGTGGACCCGCGTTTGCGCGAGCAGAACTGGGGCGACTGGACAGGACTGGCCGTGGACGACCTGCGCGCCATGCGTGAGCAGGTGGCCGAACAGGAGGCACTGGGCTTCGGTTTTTGTCCTCCGGGCGGCGAATCGCGTGCCGAGGTGCTGGAACGCAGCCGGGCGGCTCTGCAGGCCTCTGCCACACGCAACCCCGGGCAATACACGCTGGTGGTCACCCACAACGGTGTGTTGCGCGCGCTGGCCTACGACTTGATGGGCATGCAATACACTCCGGACGAAAAATCGCCCATCAGCAAGGATTACCGTCGGCATGAGCTGCTGTGCCGGGAAGCGACACTCAACGCCTTCAAGCTGGACATGGAATTCTGA
- a CDS encoding glycosyltransferase family 4 protein, translating to MRIAFCTPFKPLDNARPSGDVVIAQDLVLSLRELGHDVCVLEHFPAKWIYWKPWRWRPALKALSRMTEQARSADCVLTYNSYYKVPDVFGPAICNTLALPYFLFSASYAPKRGKRMKTMAGYWLNRRAMLSAGHVFCNKEPYYRTAGWLLPPERFSRVRPGFRTNGFVRHAEARKQLRSEWNADERFVLCTAAMMRPGVKADGVRWVLRAAAALAEHGVDALTVVAGGGSEMPQLRDEARAMGVDVLFTGQISRGRLAEIYSAADLFAFPGIEESIGMVYLEAQACGLPVVATDHEGAPQVVELGGSGIICAAEQDAFCHAVKELALDPQRRAAMARRAPLYVRENHALPGAYREMAGTMERIVAQAAERTAKGEL from the coding sequence ATGCGCATCGCCTTCTGCACGCCGTTCAAACCGCTGGACAATGCCCGCCCTTCCGGGGACGTGGTCATTGCGCAGGATCTGGTTCTTTCCCTGCGGGAGCTGGGCCACGACGTGTGCGTGCTGGAACATTTCCCGGCCAAGTGGATATACTGGAAGCCGTGGCGCTGGCGTCCGGCCCTGAAGGCGCTTTCCCGCATGACCGAACAGGCGCGTAGCGCGGACTGCGTTTTGACCTATAATTCCTATTACAAGGTTCCGGACGTGTTCGGCCCGGCCATCTGCAACACATTGGCACTGCCCTATTTTCTGTTTTCCGCGTCATATGCACCCAAAAGGGGCAAACGCATGAAGACAATGGCCGGTTATTGGCTCAACAGGCGGGCCATGCTCAGTGCCGGGCATGTGTTCTGCAACAAGGAGCCGTATTACCGCACTGCCGGATGGCTCCTGCCGCCCGAACGTTTCAGCCGTGTTCGGCCCGGTTTCCGCACCAACGGCTTTGTGCGCCATGCCGAGGCCAGAAAGCAGCTGCGCAGCGAGTGGAACGCGGACGAACGGTTCGTGCTCTGCACTGCGGCCATGATGCGGCCCGGGGTCAAGGCGGATGGCGTACGCTGGGTGCTCCGTGCGGCTGCCGCACTGGCCGAGCACGGCGTGGACGCGCTCACGGTGGTGGCGGGCGGCGGTTCGGAAATGCCGCAGTTGCGGGACGAGGCCCGTGCCATGGGCGTGGACGTCCTGTTCACCGGGCAGATTTCGCGCGGGCGGCTGGCGGAAATCTACAGCGCCGCGGACCTGTTTGCCTTTCCCGGCATCGAGGAGAGCATCGGCATGGTCTATCTGGAAGCGCAGGCCTGCGGTCTGCCGGTGGTGGCCACGGACCATGAGGGCGCGCCGCAGGTGGTGGAGCTCGGCGGGTCCGGCATCATCTGCGCGGCGGAGCAGGACGCGTTTTGCCATGCCGTGAAAGAACTGGCCCTTGACCCGCAAAGGCGCGCGGCCATGGCGCGCAGGGCCCCGCTTTACGTGCGGGAAAACCACGCCCTGCCCGGAGCGTACCGCGAAATGGCAGGAACCATGGAACGGATCGTGGCGCAGGCCGCGGAACGCACGGCCAAAGGAGAGCTTTGA
- a CDS encoding ammonium transporter has protein sequence MNATDNAFILICSALVMFMTPGLALFYGGLVRNKNVLSTVMHSFALLGLASIVWAVVGYSLSFGTDIGGLIGGLDFAFLNNVGPGVENSPAGNLPHLTFMIFQCMFAVITPALISGAFAERIKFSGFMIFSALWIILVYAPMCHWVWGGGWMGEMGALDFAGGAVVHMSSAAAALACAMLLGKRKGHGREAFIPHNLPMTILGAGILWFGWFGFNAGSALAADGLAANAFVTTHMATAAGLLSWIAAEWVHGGKATTLGAASGAVAGLVAITPAAGFVTPMPAIIIGLGAGVICYGGIMLKNRFGYDDALDVVGIHGVGGTWGALATGIFASIGAEGLLAGNALQLWVQFVSVVATWVFCFVMTVIIFKVVNAMVGMRATDEDEVRGLDVSQHSETGYQI, from the coding sequence ATGAACGCAACAGATAATGCCTTTATTCTGATCTGCTCGGCCCTGGTCATGTTCATGACCCCGGGGCTGGCGCTCTTTTACGGCGGGTTGGTACGCAACAAAAACGTGCTCTCCACTGTCATGCACAGTTTCGCCCTGCTGGGGCTCGCTTCCATCGTCTGGGCCGTTGTCGGCTATTCCCTGTCCTTTGGCACGGACATCGGCGGGCTGATCGGCGGGCTGGACTTCGCTTTCCTGAACAACGTGGGACCGGGCGTGGAAAATTCCCCGGCCGGAAACCTGCCCCACCTGACCTTCATGATCTTCCAGTGCATGTTCGCGGTCATCACGCCCGCGCTCATTTCCGGGGCCTTTGCCGAACGCATCAAGTTTTCCGGGTTCATGATTTTTTCCGCCCTGTGGATCATCCTCGTGTACGCTCCCATGTGCCATTGGGTCTGGGGCGGCGGCTGGATGGGTGAAATGGGCGCGCTGGACTTTGCGGGCGGCGCCGTGGTGCACATGAGCTCGGCCGCGGCCGCGCTGGCCTGCGCCATGCTGCTGGGCAAACGCAAGGGGCATGGCCGTGAGGCTTTCATTCCCCACAACCTGCCCATGACCATCCTCGGAGCCGGCATCCTCTGGTTCGGCTGGTTCGGATTCAACGCCGGGTCCGCACTGGCTGCGGACGGGCTGGCCGCCAACGCCTTCGTGACCACGCACATGGCCACGGCCGCAGGCCTGTTAAGCTGGATCGCCGCGGAATGGGTGCACGGCGGCAAGGCCACCACTCTGGGCGCGGCTTCGGGCGCGGTCGCCGGGCTTGTGGCCATCACTCCGGCAGCGGGCTTCGTGACCCCCATGCCCGCCATCATCATCGGGCTGGGCGCGGGCGTGATCTGCTACGGCGGCATCATGCTCAAGAACCGCTTCGGCTACGACGACGCGCTGGACGTGGTGGGCATCCACGGCGTGGGCGGCACCTGGGGCGCACTGGCCACGGGCATCTTCGCCAGCATCGGCGCGGAAGGACTGCTCGCGGGCAATGCCCTCCAGCTGTGGGTCCAGTTCGTTTCCGTGGTCGCCACCTGGGTCTTCTGCTTCGTCATGACCGTGATCATCTTCAAGGTCGTGAACGCCATGGTGGGCATGCGAGCCACCGACGAAGACGAGGTCCGGGGCCTGGACGTTTCGCAACACAGCGAAACAGGCTATCAGATTTAG
- a CDS encoding P-II family nitrogen regulator codes for MKKIEVITRTFKLDDVKAALTELGIKGMTVTEVKGFGRQGGHKEVYRGAEYQVDFVPKVKIELVVQDERVPELVNAVRDAAFTGNVGDGKIFVSPMDEVVRIRTGETGDEAI; via the coding sequence ATGAAGAAAATAGAAGTGATCACCCGCACGTTCAAGCTGGACGACGTCAAGGCCGCACTGACCGAGCTTGGCATCAAGGGCATGACCGTGACCGAGGTCAAGGGCTTCGGCCGTCAGGGCGGGCACAAGGAAGTGTATCGCGGCGCCGAGTATCAGGTGGATTTCGTGCCCAAGGTCAAGATCGAACTTGTGGTTCAGGACGAACGCGTTCCCGAACTGGTGAATGCCGTGCGCGACGCGGCCTTTACCGGCAACGTGGGCGACGGCAAGATTTTCGTTTCTCCCATGGACGAGGTGGTGCGCATCCGCACCGGCGAGACCGGAGACGAAGCTATTTGA
- the glnD gene encoding [protein-PII] uridylyltransferase — protein sequence MEQRAHPLELPQSAHTYRKQRDALTSGDSCSHALVDALAHATDTYFTQRIRELQDDAEFSGLFSPHPHVLLAVGGYGRRELCPGSDIDLVLVFEKTIPESAGDFVRAVVYPLWDLRLDVGHGVRTVADCVSLSRKDPAVLASLLDARPLAGDASVFKRLQDKFLSMVRKRSSGFTDWLHEENKRREARFGDAGGRLEPQLKNGLGGLRDVNQIMWLSQLGDANIPGPFLPHELAALREDNRFLLRVRSALHLSAGRKLDTLAFDLQPGVARLLGYLPGDATPQGAGRAVEFFLSRLHRAMNRILAMREALFREVLGRASASRSARDTPIPGADNLLAGPEGLRFAEAENVTPEQALNLFRVWAETGQAPQWSARRLVTEKAGQWGQKLAEEPQTLSTLLNIFLAGHGPAASKGLAQTGLLAVLVPEFGAVRHLVQFNDYHVHPVGRHTLETVAAVAAFLRQQDNDFHEPARGLCHAERLVLAALFHDLGKEQPDHGKAGEAIVRTVLARYGRPQDEIDEVAFLVRHHLLIPATATRRDLSDEAVVARVASLADSEQRLDALYLLSVADSMATGPRAWNNWTASLFAELYTKAREYLQSGYLGHPLQSEHMVTIWQKASELASESMPVSRAESMLESMPPRAFFALSPETLVRHMHIRQRLERDLEQDRIRKPGHMAGKGVNVVDVTPSGVPGCFEVTIAAQDRPGLFATFAGTLALHNLDILSADIFTWSDNTAMDVFTVAEPGPGNGVTGDELWARVGRSIMYALTGRLNLASRLEDKRNSLLGKRISAPKLAPVVNVNNEASHYHTVVEAAGPDRKGLLHDLARVLGDFDLGVALARITTMGGQAADVFHVLGADGRKLAPEHSQDLRKALLKAFD from the coding sequence ATGGAACAACGAGCGCACCCACTGGAATTGCCGCAATCGGCGCACACATACAGGAAACAGCGCGACGCCCTGACCTCGGGCGACTCCTGTTCACATGCCCTTGTGGACGCCCTGGCCCACGCCACGGACACCTATTTCACCCAGCGAATCAGGGAGTTGCAGGACGACGCCGAATTTTCCGGCCTTTTTTCGCCCCATCCGCACGTGTTGCTGGCCGTGGGCGGCTACGGGCGCAGGGAACTCTGTCCCGGCTCGGACATCGACCTTGTGCTGGTCTTCGAAAAAACCATCCCGGAATCAGCCGGGGATTTCGTTCGGGCCGTGGTCTACCCGCTCTGGGATCTGCGGCTGGACGTTGGCCACGGCGTGCGCACCGTGGCGGATTGCGTGAGCCTCTCGCGCAAGGACCCGGCCGTGCTGGCCTCCCTGTTGGACGCGCGCCCCCTTGCCGGGGATGCCTCGGTGTTCAAACGCCTGCAGGACAAATTCCTTTCCATGGTCCGCAAACGCAGTTCCGGGTTCACGGACTGGCTGCATGAGGAAAACAAGCGGCGCGAAGCCCGGTTCGGGGACGCGGGCGGACGGCTGGAACCGCAACTCAAGAACGGGCTGGGCGGTCTGCGCGACGTGAACCAGATCATGTGGCTTTCACAACTGGGCGACGCGAATATCCCCGGGCCGTTCCTGCCCCATGAGCTGGCCGCCCTGCGCGAGGACAACCGCTTCCTGCTGCGGGTGCGCTCGGCCCTGCACCTCTCCGCGGGCCGCAAGCTGGACACGCTGGCCTTTGACCTGCAACCCGGCGTGGCCCGCCTGCTGGGCTACCTGCCCGGCGACGCCACGCCGCAGGGTGCGGGCAGGGCCGTTGAATTCTTCCTTTCCCGCCTGCACCGGGCCATGAACCGCATTCTGGCCATGCGCGAAGCCCTGTTCCGGGAAGTGCTGGGACGTGCTTCTGCAAGCCGGTCGGCCCGCGACACGCCGATCCCCGGCGCGGACAATTTGCTGGCCGGTCCCGAAGGGCTGCGCTTTGCCGAGGCCGAAAACGTCACCCCGGAACAGGCGTTGAACCTTTTCCGGGTCTGGGCGGAAACCGGGCAGGCCCCGCAATGGAGCGCGCGCAGGCTGGTGACCGAAAAGGCCGGTCAATGGGGACAAAAACTGGCCGAAGAACCGCAAACCCTCAGCACCCTTTTGAACATATTTCTGGCCGGGCACGGCCCAGCAGCAAGTAAAGGCCTGGCGCAAACCGGCCTGCTGGCCGTGCTTGTGCCGGAGTTTGGCGCGGTGCGTCATCTGGTGCAGTTCAACGACTACCACGTACACCCCGTGGGACGGCACACGCTGGAAACCGTGGCGGCCGTGGCCGCGTTCCTGCGCCAACAGGACAATGACTTCCATGAACCGGCACGCGGCCTGTGCCATGCCGAACGGCTGGTGCTGGCGGCCCTGTTCCACGATCTGGGCAAGGAGCAGCCCGACCACGGCAAAGCGGGCGAGGCCATCGTACGCACGGTGCTGGCCCGGTACGGGCGGCCTCAGGACGAAATCGACGAGGTGGCCTTTCTGGTTAGGCACCATCTGCTCATTCCGGCCACGGCCACGCGCCGGGACCTCAGCGACGAGGCCGTGGTGGCACGGGTGGCTTCACTGGCGGACAGCGAACAACGCCTTGACGCCCTGTACCTGCTGAGCGTGGCCGACAGCATGGCCACCGGGCCGCGCGCATGGAACAACTGGACCGCATCCCTGTTTGCGGAGCTGTACACCAAGGCCCGTGAGTACCTGCAGAGCGGCTACCTGGGCCACCCCCTGCAATCCGAGCACATGGTCACCATCTGGCAAAAGGCCTCGGAGCTGGCTTCGGAATCCATGCCCGTATCCCGGGCCGAATCCATGCTGGAAAGCATGCCCCCGCGCGCGTTTTTCGCGCTCTCGCCCGAGACTCTGGTGCGGCACATGCATATTCGACAACGGCTGGAACGTGATCTTGAACAGGACAGAATCCGCAAGCCCGGCCACATGGCGGGCAAGGGCGTGAACGTGGTGGACGTGACGCCTTCCGGCGTGCCGGGCTGTTTCGAGGTGACCATAGCGGCGCAGGACAGGCCCGGCCTGTTCGCCACCTTTGCCGGGACGCTGGCCCTGCACAATCTGGACATCCTGTCCGCGGACATCTTCACGTGGTCGGACAACACGGCCATGGACGTGTTCACCGTGGCCGAACCGGGTCCGGGCAACGGCGTGACCGGCGACGAACTCTGGGCGCGGGTGGGCCGCAGCATCATGTACGCCCTGACCGGCAGGCTGAACCTTGCCTCACGCCTCGAGGACAAGCGCAATTCCCTGCTCGGCAAACGGATTTCGGCGCCAAAACTGGCCCCGGTGGTCAACGTGAACAACGAGGCCAGCCATTATCATACCGTGGTCGAGGCGGCCGGGCCGGACCGCAAGGGCCTGCTGCACGACCTGGCCCGGGTGCTGGGCGATTTCGACCTTGGCGTGGCTCTGGCGCGCATCACCACCATGGGCGGGCAGGCCGCGGACGTGTTCCACGTGCTGGGTGCGGACGGACGCAAGCTGGCCCCGGAACACAGCCAGGACCTGCGCAAGGCCCTGCTCAAAGCCTTCGACTAG